One Pomacea canaliculata isolate SZHN2017 linkage group LG1, ASM307304v1, whole genome shotgun sequence genomic window, TCAGATGCCAGGTCTTCCACACCTGAGAAGCGCCTGTGTCGAGGCTGGTCTCAGATCAACCACCGCCAGAAAAATACGAGTTACTTCTGCCCCTCAACCACCCGACAACGATTTGGGAAGGTGGCTTTGGGGATCCTTCTGTTGTAGTTGGTGGTTGACATGAGGGGTAGAGGTTTGTGCAAATCACAACTTTCGATCACATAAAAAGTGTCCAAGCATTTGGAACATGTTCTCGTTTACCATTGAAAACTCAAGATCACATGACAAATGTTTTCTatgccagaagaaaaaaaaaagaaagatgattaaaaaaattaaaggccaTCTGTTTAGCTCTTTAGTTCTGTcatgtaaacaagcaaacagtgGTCAGCTTTAGTTTGTTGCTGCTCGTGTAGTCAAAGAATCCATCCAGAGCCATCtaataaagtttcaaaaaaaattacattttttgatCGCTGAACTTCATTAACATTTCCATTAAAGGACAAAGGAAGACGTGGGAAGTGAGAATACCGACAATACATCATCAAGCGGGTGTTGTGTATTGGCAAAGAGAGAAAAGCGGGTGTCGGTGATGTCCTGTCATCAGAGGGCAGTCAGTGTGGAGTAGCCTAGACTAGGGCGAGATAAAACTCCGACTGTCTTAGTGTGACTCCGGCTCCTATCTGTTTACCACAGTGGCGGGCATATCGCACACACCAGCGCTAGATGACACGTCAAATCCCGTGAAATCTCATCTCGCGGAATGTTATCACGTTACCACGCAATTCTATCGTTTTCACCTCCTCCCTCCGAAGTACTCTCCGGCGAGCAACTGGATGGGGTGGAGGGATCACAGGGTATGCGAGGGCGGCAGTGACTGTCGAAGAAGAATCGCACAGTCTGTTTTGTTTGGGTATTTTATTCCCCCTTACCCCGGGTGTTGGTTTTTAACGTTCCTCTGGCTTAAGGAGGtgtcgtgcgtgcgtgcacttGGTGAAAGTAGccaagaaaatgttgacaaaaggTTCCCAGCGGACAAGAAGCCCGAGTTAAGTGTAGATACGAGCTATTTgctcgagataagagcaagatttgagatacttGCTGTCGTGgctctaacagtttctcccatcTCTGTGTTCTTCATTCATTTACAAAGAGATGGAGAGCACGATAAAAGTCCAAAAAGTTGCGGTGTGCATCGCAGAAGGTAGGATGGACAGTTAAAACGATCTGGCGAAAAAAAGCGTGAAGACGAAAAAAagcattcacttttttttattatttattatcttcttgtaaatacttTATGAGGTGGTGTTTTTGGGAGGCTTAATGGCATTTCCTCCGTCCGTTCTTCGCTCATTCAACGAGCTCCGGTGTGCAGAAGGAGTGCATGGAGTCAAGACATTCTTGCTGGCCTTGTGGTGCCAGGTCCTATTTTTGTTTAGAGATTATATTTCATAAGCCTACTATGCCTGGCAATAACAGTCATTTAAAAGGGCAAAAATAGTAGCATCTACATAGTACATATCCCATCCCTCCCCCAGTCACACGTGTACATTCACGCACGATTAGCAAGTCGAGAAAGGCGGTCAAGACATTATCACATAAATTGACGGGCataacatgtttctaaaaattaaaactgttctaacgaaacaaatttagaaagatTTCTCTAAACTCGCTCCAGAACATTTAGATGCGCTGCACAAGTCCGCGTACGAAAGAAAGTCTGACTTCAGCAGTTTTTAtacaattataattttaaaagttataaaagtGTGTGTACTGCGTTTCTTTAAAACTAGTTATCTACACAGGTTAAGGCcttcaaaatgtttacaaattagAATGTTGTGCATCTGGCCCCAACAGATCAGTGTCGGcgtgaaaaaaattgttgacacAAACCAACGCATGTCTGATTGTTGTCTTTCAATAAAACATCAGCCAATGACCACTGGAATCATGACTAATCGCTGAAGCTGTTGTTCTCTATTGCTGATGCCGCAGACATGAAGGAATGAAGACATGAGGAATTGTAtgggaaaacagaaaatagcCAGACGAGGCAGCAAGATATGCTAACCCGGAGTGAAAGTCTTTCACCCCTCCTTcacttaagattttttttcaagtgcaaattataacaagaataataattattaaaccTGTTATATGTGATTGTTTATTGCCCAGGTCATATTTTAACCCTCAAAACGCATTTtccagcaaaacaaaaagatgagGAGAGAAGACAGTGTCTGACTTCAGGCCGAGTTCTGGAAGGTCTGTGAACTCGTGGAAAGTTCTGGCTTGTTAGGTAGGTACCCGGGTCTTGTCGACAGCTCTGTATGGGCCGCCTGGGGCGGGTAGCACCACCCTGCTGAGCTGTGAGTCTGTGGGGTGTGTAAATGTGTAGTGTCACCTCCTCAACCACGTGTTTGTTTACTGCCTGTTAGCGCAAATGTTTCAAACCATCTTCCACACTCACGATTCAGAGACTGGAACACTATTCTGTGGCCGTTGaagcaaacagttttaaaaactgcttcACTGTTTCGttataagtaataattttaatattgaaGTTTCTCTGGATTAGGAGATGTATTTACTACcaaatattattacattgtTTCAACCTTTCATTTTTCACTCTGTTTCAGGACAGAGGTCTGTTGactgatgtgtgtgagagatgaaCTATTAGGAGCACAAGACACAGTCTTACCTCAAGTCAGGATATCCTAGCAGGTGTTCGAGAGGAGCAACTAGGTACTTCAAGTGATTTAAAGCACAAGATGACCTTCCACTCACCCAccagtgaaaaataatttatgatttctAATGGAACACGCGTGTTAACACTTCCAACCATTCAATGGCACGCACCATAAACATGTTAGCTTCTATCCCATAGAAATATACCGACTCGTAAACATGTATCGAAACAACATCAATGATCTTTGCCTACCAAGTATCAAtgggtttttctgttttagaaaTTACAATCACCAGTCGTTatcaaatacaaacataaaaaataattcaaaggTTTCCACAACAATTCGCAGTTTAAATGAGGAAAGATTGACGGTTAAAAAACgaagtggataaaaaaaaaatcaagactagaacattttttttttttaacttttccatattcctttatatttttgttcatctGCCTATTTGTCGGCTTGCGTGTTGTAACCACACATTGACCTTTTTTCACGAATTAGctgttaacaaaattatttttttttatgttagagTGACCCTAAAAGTGCACGTGGCTTCGCCATAAAAGGAAGTTAGATTAAAGATTAAAGAAGTGGATTAAACGGTGCCAGAAATACTGAGCAAACAGACCTACACTCTCTGTATGGGGGACATGCTCATACTCTGTGAGCCGGAAGAGCACGACTGACATTTGATCAGCAGGAAactgaaaacattaatttattctGAAGATACAATCAGCCTCGGCTGATTTCCCTTACATACGTATTTTATATATCCCGCCAGATAATGATATAAcatctgttaaaacaaatctgacaTCACATCCCCTGCAGCAAGACAAGCttaattttttcttgcttttttttaataaaaaggaaaattctAAAGCCTTTCTATACTAAATATCTAATCTCGCAAAGCCTTGAGCGATTTATTGTGATGCGCGCTGCTCTACCTGCACCCGAGGAGTTCCGCACCATCTATCTTGTTGCGAGATGCAAGCTCGGCGTTCGAGACTCCCAAGGcgaagaagggaagagagagaccCGAggcgagggaggaggaggagaagaaggaggaggaggaggggccAGGCGAGGTAAAAGGCGCAGAACGATTTATGAGTTGACTACTCACCGACACATTCGTGGGCCTCCGTGGAAGTGGCTCTCTGCCAGGGCCGGTCGTAGTGGAAGCGCTTGCACATCTCACAATCGTATCCATCCGTGTTGTGCTTGCACTCGCAGACCAGGCGGCCCTCCTTGTTGGCTACGCAACGCGATGCGTGGCCGTTGCACTTGCAGCGGCCGCCGACGGCGAAGTCGGAGAGGGCGTAGTAATAACTCTCACGAGCGCCCTCGTCGTCCACCGCTTCGTCGCCATAGGTGTTGAGTTTGTTGAAGACCACCATGATGTCCGTGGCCGTCACCCAGTCCTGCAGCACGGGGCTGTTGTCGAAGTCGTAGGCGGATGGCCGGCCTTCCAGCGTGCTGAACGCCACCCGGGCGCCGCTCAAGGGGTCGATGTTGCTGTAGGCCTCGGTGCACAGAGCCTCCTGCTCGTTGGCCTTGGTGATGGCGGCCCGCGGAGACTTGCTGTACATCTTCTTGCAATCGCTGGAGTAGTACTGGAACGGCACCCACGTCTTCCCATAGTCAACGCTCTTAAAGATGGCCATAGAATCGGGCCGTGCGGAGCAAAACTGCAGGCTGATGTAGGTCAGCTCGTATTTCTTGCCCAGATTGAGGCGAAGAGTGACGTTCTGCGGGTACTGCACGAACGGCTCGGACATCCAACAGGTCAGGTTGTTGGGGTTGTTCAGGTCCGTCAGGTACGAGGCCGGGTGCCGTCTCTTCGGGTGGTTGGCATCGCAGATGAAGCAGTTGCGGATGACCTGGCCCTGCGTGTCCGTGCTAGGACTTGCAGTAGCGGCTGGGCGGAGATCCGCAGGTACTGGAAGCCACCACCTCCTTGCTGAAGGCGGCGTTGACGAAGTCGGGAATGCAACGTCTGGGTTGTCCGTTGGAGTCGAAGCAGGGGTCCGGAGGGGCCTGCTGTGCAGCAAACATGTTGCGGTATTGGTTGCCCTCCGTCACCGGAAGCTGGGGAACAAGGAGGACTAACGTTAAGGCGACACTGCCCCACAACCAGTTTCCTTGACACCAGCCACGCCAGCCCTGGTCCCCGCCGCGCGACGATTCTCCAGCAATGCTCTGACACATGGCAGGCCAGAATGTGTTCCCCCAccctcgaaaaaaaaaagaaagaaaaacaaacccaccCTCACACACCGCGCACTAAACACAGCACAGCAAAGATCCCGCCGAAGAATTCCCAAGAGCTAAAAAAGCgaggcagattttttttctttcatgttttgtggCTTTGCACCGGCAGAACGTAAAGAATACTCCACACAACTAgtgtagcagcagcagcagccaggtCCTACCTCCACTTCATCAGCCCGCGCCAATCGCTCCCTTCCGATTGCAGTTCCAGATCCTCAGACATGCTGCGTGCGCTCTTCCCCGCGTGgtgcggcagcagcagcagcagacacacAGAAGATGCGGCGACAGTTCCTTGCACAGTTCCCCCACCAGTGAAAGTGGGATACACGATTTGTCACAACCAAACAGCGCAGGGATCACTGATTCTGACTTCGTGCTGTCATGACAACTATGCcaacggctttttttttttttcctcttgcgTGTTCCAACTGTTCACGTCAAAGTTACGTGGCAGTTGACCAGGGCGGGGGAGACTACGTCCTCGGATGAGGGTCACGGCGTGTCACACAGCCCTGATGGAGGGGGGCAGAGTGTCCGACAGGCAGACAGTACAACACGTGCTGCCACTAACAGTGCGTCGCGCTCCTGACTTTGTCTGTCTGGCCGGTCATGATGTGTTTTTGCAGCATCCAATGGCGCCGCACTGCTCCCCGCTCTCACTGTAAGAGGATTTGCGAGGGATGGGGAGCCTGACAACCCGTCACGGGCTGTCTCTTTCCGAACACATTTCTCTCCTTCCTGCCACCTTGTGTCCTCCCAGCCAAtcgttaaaaaaatatgtaaataaactgaaatacaaTGAAGAGCTCCACGATTAAACTTGCCGTTCAGGACAACAAAGCTTGTTCACATCATCCACTGAGAATCACATATCCTCGACATCTGTCAGCTGCAAGTGAACAGAGGAATTAGCTGGCACTGGATAATGTCTGTCTGTGAGacacgaacacacgcacacacacatccacccccTTAGAAACAGAAGGGTTGAGAAACAGGGTGAGGGAGGGGTATCAGGATGTACTTCCTTTACTCGCGGCGGCGACTGGACAGGCTCCTTGTCCTCGAGGGCAACAACACCTCCGTCGCCCTCCTCATTCCATCCAACATTACGAATGCCACCCTGAAACTTTCAGCTGTCCGACccacgagagaaagaaaagcagggCTGAAGGCGCAACAGCAGTTGCCTGGGCACGAGACGGAGTGTGACTGCCGTGAGCAGACGAGACCAGCCAGAGCGCGCGGCTGCCAATTCATTGACGGTGTCGCGGcaggatggagggaggaaatTAGGGAGGGACAAGGAACTGGGGAGGGGAGAGTGAGTGGGGTAGGGGGTCCCGTCACTGGTGTACAGACCCTCTTCGCCGGCGCGACTTCATTCATGAGGTGTGAAACGCTTCGCCCCAGCGGCTAAACACTACAAACTGCGCACAGTAACCCCCGGGGGTCCCCCGTGCTCCCTCCGTCATTCCGATCTGCGGGGGCCACGAAGCTGTAGCCATTGGCTGGCCGGCTCTGTTCGTCAGCAGCTAAACCACGCCTACCTTTGGCACCTTGGGGGGCTGCCGTGTTCCACAGGAAAGAAGTGGTGGAGAAGGGGATAAATAGAGTCTTTGGCTCCACCTCCTCGTACTTGCATGGTATGTGTGGAGGGTGacggtgtggtggtggtggtggagagtAGGGGGAGTCAAATTGTTTGGCGTCTCGCGAGATGTCGCAGCGGAAAAACTGCACTTACTCGTCCAGGGAGGTAACTATGTGTATAAGCAAAGTAGAAATTTACGGGGAGGTAACTATACGCTGACAGTCCTGGAATCAATTGTATGCAACACGGAGAGGAACAGAGTTAAATAGAGATCTCTGAATGTATGGAGAGCGAAAATATAGCTCTTCCTCGAGAAGATGTCGATGTAGACAACGATGGCTACATAATACCGATAGACATGATGATAAATTACGAGAGTAGAAATACTGACAGGGTGGACCACACCTCATCGCAGGCGATTAAAGACCGTTGCAAGCTCTGTTGTTTCATGGTTGTTTTGAAAGGAAACTTAAGAGCACTATCATTGGAAGTTTAGCACCAGCATCTTGAGGTTTTAAATATCCGTTAAGTCCCGGCAGCAGGTTTATTAAGAATCAGAGAAACAGATAATGGTGTTGCGGGGTTGTCTGGATGGCTGATTGATCACAACCAGGGTACGAACGTAGAGTAACtacttttctctgtcttcttttgaaaaaaaaagggtgttTTTGAATATGTAACCTCAGGTGTTGACTGAAGAAGAATTGACTGAAGAAAGCAAACTACGCTGATTTCCCGCTCCTTGAAACTAATAGCGAGCTGTCATGGCAACGTCTCATTATTACTGTGCTCGACTCTGGTGTCTTCAACGatgtcataattttaaaatcgaGGTCAATTAAAATCTGTTGGTTCcctaataataaattttgaatataTTAACCCATTTTAAGGTTGTTAGAAAAATATCTGTCAAAATTTGAGAATAATATCGTGGTTGTAACCTGTTAATTCTACCATAAAATGCATAACCAGAGCAAAGCTGGCATCGTGTGGCAGACCTGTCTGTCTTTTTTGCATGTGCGCTTGCTTATTTGGTTATTCCCTTGCCTtccgtctgtctgtttgtctgagAACCATGAGTGTGATAACAGCAGTGTACTAATGGCCACTAGATAGCTTCAGGTGTACAAGAGTGTAGTCAAGGATGGAACTGTCGACACTGGCAGCATGCAGATTCAGCAAGCCTGTGTGTCCCTGGACAATACATGACAATACAAGTCAATATATTATGTGCACCTGTGATCAGGCAACACCCACGTCACAGCTGTGGGTAGTTAATGGACaaaggggggagggaggaagaacagaagtaagaaaagaaaaccgaCCACCCAACGCAACTTTGGTGGCGAACGTCGTGTGCGGGTTGAGCAACGGAAACATTTGAATCAGGAATCAGGAACGGTAATCTGACTGGCCACCTAGGTAGTCAGGAGAAGTAACTCGTAGAAGGCGGAGATTGCACAGACGGTTAGAGGTTTTTTTCAAACCTGAAGCCCTTTCCTTTAATCTTATTTACGGGATTCAACACATCAAGTTACTGGCGCTGGAACGGTCGTTGTTGGGTGGCATGGGAGTGTCTCAGGGTGGGCAATCAACATCAGAGGCGTTGTCCTTTCTGTTCACGTATCGAAGTTGAATCTCGACATTAGCAGCTGTCTACCTTTGGCTGCACACCATTACTTTCTGTGAAAATAAGTGCTCCcatcaaaaatagaaaatgcgACGTGTGGAGTGTATAAAGAGGCTTTGCAAACAGCAAGTAATTCAGCCAaactgatgctgatgatgatgataatgatgatgcgaGGATCTCAATGCGATGGACTTAGACGACTACAAACTTACCGACAACTatgcaaacaattaaaaacttgCCAACAGCAAGACTGAAGGTGGGTAAGCAAGGTAAGCGAGGCGTGAGGTAAGTGAGGAGATAGAcaagtgaggagtgagtgaggagtaaGTAAGGAATGAAGAAGGCAGAAGAGTTTGATATTACAAAAAGATGCgttgcaatgttttttttcacctgCTGCACACAATCAGAAGTTGAAGCTTTGTAGTAAACAAATCCCAAATGTCCTAACGTCAGCCACCAGCAGCTCACGAAGTATTAGTCACTGTAGGTATTACATATCAGTTCAGGTCAATGCATTTAATTTACCAATTTTTGCAGCTTAGTATCAAAATTTAACACCCAGTCAGGGCAAGATGAACTCCAAACAAGTGGGTGATCTCTCTAGTCCGCACCGCCAGACTTGTGTAATTATTTACCATGAACATATATCCGCAACAATCACACACTCGCTTATTCATCCCACACAGCATGGGACAGATGTACATTTATAACAACCTGCACAGGTCGTTcgcttaaattaaaaaagaaacgagAGTGGACGATTGttatctgttaaaaaaactCCAGTAGTGAATGCAGGATGCAGCAAtctcttttatttgtcttcagaatttctctttttcttttttttttttttttctaatttaactCAAGCAATTATAAGTTTCGGTCTCCAGTGAGTCTCCAGTATGTTCAGAGAGGAATACAAGCGGTTCCTTTCATCACAGTTTTAACATCTCCTCAGCGTGTTGCCTTACAAAGTCTCGCGAATGTTGTGTTTACACTTTAATCATcaggacaaagaaaaataaagcgaGAGGGGAAATACAAAGGAGAGATTAAGAGGGAAGAGAAGAGGAAGGGGAAAGCCAGCGAGCtagggaggaagaaaaggttTGATAGACAAATAACAAGCAGGCACGTGGTGATCTGACAGCCCGGAGGTCCGGTGCAATAACGTCATCGTTACGAGACAGCCAAATGCCCCGCGCTAAGTGCCCCTTGATGACAGTCTCCACCATCGCCATTTGCAAGCCAGTCGACACTGCCGGCAATTGCCCCTCGTTTCCGTCTCGTATTTGGCAAAGCACTAATGTAAAGACGCGAAATGACAAGAAAAGGGATGAGAATGGGGGTTGAGGAGAGCAGTGGGGATGTAAGTGTCTGGAAGGCAGAGGGCGCTGGTCTAACAACCGGGGAGAAAATAAAGCAGACGACGACCTGCTCCGCGAAAGTGTTCTCTACGTTCGCACACCTGTGAGGTATCTGAGAGAAGGTAGAGTGGAGTGGATTGTAAGTCATGATGTATCTTAGAGACGGTAGGTTGGGTTGAGCTTTCATGACACGATCTTAGAGCAGGTGCAGAGAGATGAAGCCTTTAAATTTGCTTTCTGTTCTCAAGTGTTCCTTGTCACCCTTATATTGTAATTTCTTGTCACCACTGCTCAATGTTTCTTGCCACTACTACCATGACATTTGCAAGATCCCAGATTCTGTTGTCTCGGTGCAAACACACTCTGTGGATGTGACATGTCTTTCGGTCGAGCCTTGTCTCCGAGCATTTCACTgattctcttcctcctcctctccttctcctccccccGTAGTGCGAACGACAGCGGTCTGCAAGCATTTTCCAGTCCAGTGAACTCCACCACTCACACATGCCGGCTTGTTGGTGTTTGCTGCGCCGTGAAatgttggtcacgtgatcaatcGTTACATGGTTACACAACAACGGCGCTTGGTGGTGCATGACATTTTAATGCCGGGGAGGAGGGATGTGTGCAGTTGAATTACAAACACATCGAAGCCAGCGTGAAGGCGTGCATAAAGGAATGCGCACATGGTGATCATCTGCTGGCCATATTGCTAGCCACGCCGTTAACTGTATCTCCAGCATATTACAAGATTTTAACTGACAGTTCTCAGACTGAACGGTGCCACTGACAGCTTTGCATGCTTATGTAAAATGTCAAGGCACTTATGTAATTTTCTCTCGGATCGGATTTTCATTATGAAGACAGTGAACTGCTTTCCCTCATTCGAGGCTTTATTAATTAAGAGGTCGGGTATTCATTCAACAGGTGAGTGAATGGGTGAAAGAACTCTGCGCCaaacgggtatcgaactggctAGTGTGCCTCCTTCGTTACATCGGTACTGTAGTATTTCGGTTATTCATGTCTCATATCACATATTCTATATTGCATTTAGTTATTCATATCCCACGCCACATATCACATATAGTATTAAGATATCCACATCCCACGACACATCCGACTGTCCATGCCTCATGTCACATATCCATATCCCACATCATACCATCTGTCAGGCATCTTTAACAAAACATTCCGATGTGTAATATACTCTGCAATGTTCACAGTTTCCCCATCCTTCTGCAAATCTTTATTTGCCTTGTGGAGTGTAGCTTGTGAACACGGGTATAGAGGTTACAGCTAGCAGTGTAAGGCCGTCATCGCCAGTGAAAGCCCATTGTTTCATCTTACACCTGTAAGAGTCCAGAGCTCGAGAGGGTCTGATTTTCCAACACCCGGCGATAGTAGTGAAGCCCGCGCTGGGTGGGTGAGAGGAGTTAGCAGATACCCTGCAGATATCCTACAGATACTGGCCTTTGATTAGCTTCGTGTGACTTGACAGTGACCGCCATCAACGATCGCTCGTTGGTCGGAGAGTGAAGCACACGTTCACAGGGTACTTGCCACccagaaattacaaaaatgtggGATACCCGATAGCGCATATGTAAAAGGTTGGCAAGTCACCATTGCGGTGAGAATAGTGACCTGTCTTCTCTCGGAGCACACGCACTTTTCTCTCGATGTCCCTTGTTGTCaatggtggggggggggtctaACCCCTCTAATTTGAGAAATAGGGTTAAAATTTTCCTGACTAATAAACAAGACAGCAACATTTCACGGAAATGTAATACCCATTTAAGTCTCAAAGGTCAAAGTAGTACCCCGGGTGAGACGCTCCACTTCACAATCAGATGTTCGTCGAAATCTTAGGTCCGCGCTCTCAGCAAGTCCCTGACATGACCTCCACTGAGGTCGAGTGAATAATTTCTGGACCAAAGATCAGACAACAAATGTCGGGTGTGTTTACATGTCCGATTCCTGTTAGAGGGGTTGGGGATGTCATGAGATTATTTTTGATTTCGTTCCAGTAGGGAACGTTTGCCTGTAACTCATCTTTGTCAGTCTTCAGATAACAGAAGCATGCAGACTGCTGTGAGAACTACCATCTTCTAACTCTTCTCCTTTTTGGATTAGCGCCCAGTTGTAtgttcgttctttcttctttcgctCTGATTCATGCGATCCTTTCTTTCAGAGGAAAAGCTAAAGCTGACATAGCCCAGACGATTGACTTTTACCTCCAGGGTACGAAGCCACCAGGGAGCCTGTAAGCAGAAACAAAGGCAGGGACAAGAAAATTCAACCTCCGAGGTCAAGTAACGAGGAAGGAGTAAGCTGGACAGATACAGTCCACCTAACAGCTCACTGACCTCAGAGGTACCACAACAGCCGCTCAAGTGTTGGTTGTGTTCACAACGAACGCGGCATCTCTGCCCTCAAGATCTGGAAACTTTGGACAGTAAAGACAGTGTGGCAAAGAAGGTGTTGGTGGGGAAGAGTGGGAacttaagtaaataataatgcGTATGAATAGATAAGCTTGATGAAAGAATATAAACATAAGATGTCAGAAATCACCATATATTAAATAAGatgtaatatataattatatatttaccTATGGACGCAGAGTATGAGGCATATGACGTGAGGCGAATAATGTGATTTCCTTTTGCACGCGCACcttgtgtatataatatatatatacctataatCCATTCTTGACATCCCCCGAGTGTGGGCGACAATAAAGAAGTTGTCGTGAGCGCTGGCAGGAGCCTGCAGCAGCCGTGCACGCGCCtccacacactcgcacgcacgaAGCACACATTCACCGCCAATCAAGCATTCTTGCCAGAAGAGATACCTGGGTGATGACTAAGCAGGTAAATGCCACACCTGATCAAAATGTAGATTCGCCATGTCTGCAGCCTACGGCGGTGTCAAAACTACACGGTACGACAAGTGAACAGCAGTTGAATATGTTTTTCCCATTCTCTCGTGATGTTTCTTCTCCTTCGTAAGTGAATATA contains:
- the LOC112565925 gene encoding LOW QUALITY PROTEIN: netrin-1-like (The sequence of the model RefSeq protein was modified relative to this genomic sequence to represent the inferred CDS: inserted 1 base in 1 codon; deleted 1 base in 1 codon); this translates as MCQSIAGESSRGGDQGWRGWCQGNWLWGSVALTLVLLVPQLPVTEGNQYRNMFAAQQAPPDPCFDSNGQPRRCIPDFVNAAFSKEVVASSTCGSPPSRYCKSSTDTQGQVIRNCFICDANHPKRRHPASYLTDLNNPNNLTCWMSEPFVQYPQNVTLRLNLGKKYELTYISLQFCSARPDSMAIFKSVDYGKTWVPFQYYSSDCKKMYSKSPRAAITKANEQEALCTEAYSNIDPLSGARVAFSTLEGRPSAYDFDNSPVLQDWVTATDIMVVFNKLNTYGDEAVDDEGARESYYYALSDFAVGGRCKCNGHASRCVANKEGRLVCECKHNTDGYDCEMCKRFHYDRPWQRATSTEAHECVACNCNLHARRCRFSSELYQLSGYRSGGVCMGCRHNTAGRHCHYCREGYYRDLTKPIADRRACKACSCHPVGALGKMCNQTTGQCPCKDGVTGLTCNRCAKGYQQSKSPIAPCIRFITEVRKDPNITARGRAVFPNKDRTRQREREMDRGRTETEREKIPKPTPTEDPGGKSPGRGEGDDGSCKKCKKRVRRLKFKKFCKRDFAILAHVVSREVVDDWIKFTINVISSYPRGTADRGRRGETFLWIPQDDLKCKCLKIRTNRRYFXVAKHRKGDNRTGYIIDRKSKVVRWKDKWNRRLKRFLQQEKSGECRT